The DNA region CTGTAAGGATAGTTTCAGGATTATTACCCAAAGTAAGGTGTTGAAGGATTTTGAAAATCTCCTCGTGTCGCGAGGGGGCATCGATCCCTTCTGCGATGTCCTCGACACTGGCGGGTGAACCCGGGCAAGTTTTGAGGTAACGAATGATCATTTCTTGCAGGTCCAGAATGGATTCTGCCGCCTTCTTGCCCGCCTCAACCCCCGGTTGATGATAAGCGTTGATCCCGACTAGCTCGGCATAGAAACCCACTGCTCGTTCGAAGAGGGCGATCATTGCACCAATGGATTGTGGGCTAACACGATCAATCGTTATCGTTATCGAATCACGATTCTTTTCGTAAAGTGCTTGTCTTGTGCCGAGGAGATAGCCCATGAGGTAATCACCTGAGGTAGCGGATCGGTCCCAGATATCAGATGGGCCATCCCGGTGTTTAAGGACCTCAATGAAGGTCGCGAAAAAATTGGCCACGCCTTCTCTAAGTTGTTGTACGTAAGAATGTTGATCCGTAGATCCTTTGTTCCCATAGACGGCGATGCCCTGTTTGACAACGCGTCCCTCGCGGTCCAGCTCTTTTCCCAAGGATTCCATGATGAGCTGTTGAAGATACTTGGAAAGCAGCTCCAGACGATCCTTGTAAGGCAGGATCACCATATCTTTGGCTCCTCGTCCTTCGCATGCAAAAAACCAGGACAAAGCCAGCAAGGCCGCAGGGTTTTTGGTCACCTCCTGCACTCGAGTTGCTTCATCCATCATGGCCGCGCCTTGGAGAAGATTATCGATATCGAAGCCTTGCAATGCGGCTGGAATAAGCCCTACAGCGGATGTTTCGCTCGTTCTTCCGCCGACCCAATCCCACATTGGAAATCGAGCCAGCCAGCCTTCTTGAGACGCCAACCGATCGAGTTGGCTCCCTTCCTGAGTAATCGCCACGGCGTGCTTGGCGAACTCAAGTTTTGCACGTTGGTAAGCCGCCTGGGTTTCCAACATTCCGTTGCGAGTCTCTTTCGTGCCTCCAGACTTGGAAATCGTAATGGCCAGCGTGCGGCCAAGCTTCCCCCGAAGCTTTCCGCGAAGAACCCGATCCATGCCGTCGGGGTCGGTATTGTCCAAGAAGCACGGTTCTAACCGATCAAGGTGGGTTTCGCCGAGCGCATGGGCGACAAACTGAGGACCCAATGCCGATCCGCCGATTCCGATGATCAGGAAATGGCTGTAAGTTCCCTTCTGTCCTCGCA from Verrucomicrobiota bacterium includes:
- a CDS encoding glucose-6-phosphate isomerase, with the translated sequence MKTANLSWARFQRRYFEFPSLELSLDLSRMSFGEDYLGLMAKPMRGVFAAMKKLEAGALANPDEKRQVGHYWLRAPSLAPTPDQSRAITQTLASIKKFAAKVHDGTLRGQKGTYSHFLIIGIGGSALGPQFVAHALGETHLDRLEPCFLDNTDPDGMDRVLRGKLRGKLGRTLAITISKSGGTKETRNGMLETQAAYQRAKLEFAKHAVAITQEGSQLDRLASQEGWLARFPMWDWVGGRTSETSAVGLIPAALQGFDIDNLLQGAAMMDEATRVQEVTKNPAALLALSWFFACEGRGAKDMVILPYKDRLELLSKYLQQLIMESLGKELDREGRVVKQGIAVYGNKGSTDQHSYVQQLREGVANFFATFIEVLKHRDGPSDIWDRSATSGDYLMGYLLGTRQALYEKNRDSITITIDRVSPQSIGAMIALFERAVGFYAELVGINAYHQPGVEAGKKAAESILDLQEMIIRYLKTCPGSPASVEDIAEGIDAPSRHEEIFKILQHLTLGNNPETILTDSGMSPFLRTYSAK